A genomic stretch from Amia ocellicauda isolate fAmiCal2 chromosome 23, fAmiCal2.hap1, whole genome shotgun sequence includes:
- the capn9 gene encoding calpain-9, which yields MPYSYESPRSGGGSEPVKSRSTQSDGKSFEQLRRECLQRNVLFEDPDFPATGKSLYYSQQVPVNIVWKRPGEFQPNPKFVIGGATRTDICQGELGDCWLLAAIASLTLNEKVLMQVVPHDQTFDQNYAGIFHFQFWQHNEWLDVIVDDKLPTVRNRLVFLHSAESNEFWSALLEKAYAKLNGSYEALKGGSTLEAMEDFTGGVGEIYETKQAPNNLFQIMGKALQRGSMMGCSIDITSSAESEARTTTGLVKGHAYSITGLDEVQVRGRKVQLIRIRNPWGQVEWNGPWSDNSREWSMISAQDQKRLNQVTMDDGEFWMDFEDFKTNYDKIEICNLTADSLDDDITHKWEVATFEGNWVRGSTAGGCRNFIDTFWTNPQFKLKLKDTDDHHDKCTFIAALMQKNRRKLRKEGLDLETIGFAIYQAPNEEDHLSKDFFRYNPSKARSKTYINVREISERFTLPPGNYLLVPTTFQPHKEADFLLRIFSEKQAESLEMGNTIEAALPDPPMPSPPAEESEEEKGLRRLFNQIAGSDMAISAKELQIVLNGVLKRRKEIKFDGLSINTCHSIINLMDADNSGQLEFQEFKIFWDKLKKWIMLFLTHDTDRTGSMSSYELRTALKAAGIQLNNKMLQLLALRFADSRCDLSFDDYLACIVRLENMFRVFQALDQDNTGDISMNFQQFLYLTMNM from the exons ATGCCCTACTCGTACGAATCCCCCCGCAGCGGCGGAGGGTCCGAGCCGGTGAAGTCCCGGAGCACCCAGTCGGACGGGAAGAGCTTCGAGCAGCTGCGCCGGGAGTGTCTGCAGAGAAACGTGCTCTTCGAGGACCCCGACTTCCCCGCCACCGGCAAGTCGCTCTACTACAGCCAGCAGGTCCCCGTCAACATCGTGTGGAAGAGACCCGGG GAATTTCAACCAAATCCAAAGTTTGTCATTGGTGGAGCGACCCGGACTGACATTTGCCAAGGAGAATTAG GTGACTGCTGGTTGCTGGCAGCTATTGCCTCACTCACACTTAATGAAAAGGTACTGATGCAGGTGGTGCCCCACGACCAGACCTTCGATCAAAACTACGCAGGCATATTTCACTTTCAG TTCTGGCAGCACAATGAGTGGTTGGATGTCATCGTAGACGACAAGCTGCCCACCGTCAGGAATCGCCTGGTGTTTCTACACTCGGCTGAAAGCAACGAGTTTTGGAGCGCACTGCTGGAGAAGGCTTATGCCAA ACTGAACGGGAGCTACGAGGCTCTGAAGGGTGGCAGCACTCTGGAAGCCATGGAGGATTTCACTGGTGGAGTGGGGGAGATATATGAGACCAAACAGGCCCCCAATAACCTCTTCCAAATCATGGGAAAGGCTCTTCAAAGGGGCTCTATGATGGGCTGCTCTATTGAT ATCACAAGCTCGGCAGAATCTGAAGCTCGGACAACGACAGGCCTGGTGAAGGGCCACGCCTACTCAATAACTGGACTTGATGAG GTACAAGTCAGAGGGAGAAAGGTACAGCTGATCCGAATCAGGAACCCTTGGGGACAGGTGGAGTGGAATGGTCCTTGGAGTGACAA CTCCAGGGAATGGAGTATGATCTCTGCTCAAGACCAGAAACGACTTAACCAAGTAACTATGGATGATGGTGAATTCTG GATGGACTTTGAGGACTTCAAAACCAACTACGATAAGATAGAAATCTGCAATCTGACTGCAGACTCCTTGGATGATGATATCACTCACAAATGGGAAGTGGCAACTTTTGAAGGAAACTGGGTGCGAGGATCCACTGCAGGGGGCTGTCGAAATTTCATTG ATACATTTTGGACGAACCCACAGTTCAAGCTGAAGCTGAAGGACACAGATGACCATCACGACAAGTGCACATTCATTGCCGCTTTGATGCAGAAGAACCGACGCAAACTGCGCAAAGAGGGGCTTGACCTGGAGACAATTGGATTCGCTATTTACCAG GCCCCTAATGAGGAAGATCATCTTTCGAAAGACTTTTTCCGCTACAACCCGTCCAAAGCCCGGAGCAAGACCTACATCAACGTGAGGGAGATCTCGGAGCGCTTCACACTTCCTCCTGGAAACTACCTCCTCGTACCTACTACCTTTCAACCTCACAAAGAGGCAGACTTTCTTCTGAGGATCTTCTCTGAAAAGCAGGCAGAGTCTTT GGAGATGGGCAATACAATTGAGGCGGCACTTCCTGAT CCGCCCATGCCAAGCCCTCCTGCGGAGGAAagtgaagaagaaaaaggaCTGAGGAGACTGTTCAATCAGATTGCAGGCTCG GACATGGCCATCAGTGCCAAAGAACTGCAAATTGTACTAAATGGTGTGCTGAAGAGAC GAAAGGAGATCAAATTTGATGGCCTGAGTATTAACACCTGCCACAGCATTATCAATTTAATGGAT GCAGACAACTCTGGACAGCTCGAGTTCCAGGAGTTTAAAATCTTCTGGGATAAGTTAAAGAAGTGGATC ATGTTGTTCCTGACGCATGACACGGACAGAACCGGCAGCATGTCGTCCTACGAACTGAGAACAGCTCTCAAGGCAGCAG GAATTCAACTCAACAACAAAATGCTGCAGTTGCTGGCCTTGAGATTTGCCGATTCGAGATGCGACCTAAGCTTTGATGACTACCTCGCTTGCATTGTGCGCCTGGAAAACATGTTCA GAGTTTTTCAGGCACTCGACCAAGACAATACAGGAGACATCTCGATGAATTTCCAGCAG TTCCTGTACTTGACCATGAATATGTGA